The proteins below come from a single uncultured Carboxylicivirga sp. genomic window:
- a CDS encoding helix-turn-helix domain-containing protein: MACTKCSGYGDCNGFFLPLNDLMCVLNGKWKMRLILCLSSEPKRFNEIKKCHEISPRILSKELKELEINGVVLRTELNDNLKSVEYSLTDAGKELVSIILQLQLWGEEHRRNVMANS, from the coding sequence ATGGCTTGTACTAAATGTTCGGGATATGGCGATTGTAATGGCTTTTTTTTGCCACTAAACGATTTAATGTGTGTGTTAAATGGTAAATGGAAGATGAGGTTAATACTTTGCTTAAGTTCAGAACCAAAACGTTTTAACGAAATCAAGAAATGTCATGAAATCTCTCCTCGAATACTCTCCAAGGAACTGAAAGAATTAGAAATAAATGGCGTTGTTTTACGAACCGAGTTAAATGATAATTTAAAATCTGTTGAATATTCCTTAACCGATGCCGGAAAAGAATTAGTTAGTATTATTCTTCAATTACAGCTTTGGGGCGAAGAACACAGACGTAATGTTATGGCAAATAGTTAA
- a CDS encoding FIST N-terminal domain-containing protein — translation MKVQIAYSQQTDIENIVADLKNQIGGFDTKLIQFFASSNINPEKISEKLYHTYGNVPIIGCTTSGEILSGKILDNSIVMMAMGSEIIDDCKIEVLTNIKSNILSVEKAFASFESYFGTKVSDLDTEKYVGLVLIDGLSGQEEKINERIGDLTNVSFIGGSAGDDLKFEQTHVFANGKAYSNAAVIALLKCNTEFDILKTQSFKTTNQKVEVTKADELTRTIIELNGRPAVEEYTALVGVDKANAAAAFARKPVGLVAGDDFFVRSPQKTDGNNLVFYCSVKEGMKLDVLESQDIVEDTQKDLKAKMAEFGSVSAILNINCILRTLELKEKKQTDAYAELFENVPTIGFSSYGESYIGHINQTAVMLLFK, via the coding sequence ATGAAAGTACAAATAGCATATTCGCAGCAAACCGATATTGAGAATATTGTTGCTGATTTAAAAAATCAGATTGGTGGTTTTGACACTAAACTTATTCAATTTTTTGCATCATCAAATATTAATCCTGAAAAAATTAGCGAAAAGTTATATCATACCTATGGCAATGTGCCAATTATTGGGTGTACCACTTCAGGTGAGATTTTATCAGGTAAAATATTGGATAATTCTATTGTAATGATGGCAATGGGTTCTGAAATAATTGATGATTGTAAGATTGAAGTTCTCACTAACATTAAATCTAATATTTTATCGGTAGAAAAGGCTTTTGCATCGTTTGAAAGTTATTTTGGTACGAAAGTGTCTGATTTAGACACTGAAAAATATGTAGGCCTTGTTCTTATTGATGGATTGAGTGGTCAGGAGGAAAAAATTAATGAACGTATTGGAGATTTAACCAATGTAAGTTTTATTGGTGGATCAGCCGGTGATGATCTTAAGTTTGAGCAAACGCATGTATTTGCAAATGGCAAGGCATACAGTAATGCTGCTGTAATCGCTTTGCTAAAATGCAATACCGAATTCGATATTCTGAAAACGCAAAGTTTTAAAACTACCAATCAAAAAGTTGAGGTTACAAAAGCAGATGAACTTACCCGAACAATAATAGAACTGAACGGGAGGCCTGCAGTGGAAGAGTATACAGCTCTGGTTGGTGTTGATAAGGCTAATGCTGCTGCTGCTTTTGCACGCAAACCAGTAGGTTTGGTAGCTGGAGATGATTTTTTTGTTAGAAGTCCACAGAAAACAGATGGGAATAATCTGGTATTCTATTGTTCAGTTAAAGAAGGTATGAAATTAGATGTTTTGGAATCACAGGATATTGTAGAGGATACACAAAAAGATCTAAAAGCTAAAATGGCTGAGTTTGGTTCTGTGTCGGCTATCTTAAATATTAATTGTATTCTGCGTACTCTTGAGTTAAAAGAGAAGAAGCAAACAGATGCTTATGCTGAGCTGTTTGAGAATGTTCCAACAATAGGTTTTTCGTCGTACGGAGAAAGTTATATTGGGCATATTAATCAAACTGCCGTGATGTTATTGTTTAAATAG
- a CDS encoding GH92 family glycosyl hydrolase, with translation MKRILTIITAVGLLSSVRAQNPADYVNPFIGSDNYGTTNPGAIVPRGMISAVPFNVSGRPNKHEKDSDWWSTPYSNVNETFTGFSHVNLSGVGCPDLGTIILMPTTGELKTSPGEYATSYSDEEAEPGYYSNKLTRYDIKTEVTASVRSAVNRYTFPAGQANVLLNLGLGLTNEQDGYLRITSNNEVEGFRTVGSFCYNSPEEIYPVYFVIKLDKKADTFGTWKKPPHYNGVEGNWMGYNGKTRLMKEYTKPLVGDSIGAYFTYHLDKETEVEVQVGVSYVSIENARENLQKEIANKHFNEIRTEAYNKWNETLSRIKVKGGTEDQKTIFYTALYHTHIHPNTLNDINGEYPTVGSGKIGHTDGTRYTVFSLWDTYRNMHQLMSLVYPDEQLGMVRSMIDMYKENGWLPKWELNSTETFTMVGDPAAVVISDTYMRGIRDFDTEMAMEAMLKSATQTENNPLRPELNEYLKHQYIPVQEEFDGSVSTTLEYGAADFAIAQMAKELGQTSTYKTFMKRAGYYKNMYDKGEGVMRPRMSDGSWFAPFSPMDGANFKPVTGFIEGTSWHYSFMVPYDAKGLIKLNGGNKKFVDKLQSVFDNGLYEPDNEPDMGYAFLFNYIKGEEWRTQKEVRKIVDHDYSNTPGGIPGNDDTGTMSAWLAFAMMGIYPDAPAVPQYTICSPYFDEITIELDSGFYSGKNFTIETVKTNSEASTIEKMELNGQPLKSYFISHDDIVKGGKLKIWLK, from the coding sequence ATGAAACGAATATTAACCATCATAACAGCAGTTGGCCTCTTGAGTTCTGTAAGAGCTCAAAACCCGGCCGACTATGTGAATCCTTTTATCGGTAGCGATAATTACGGGACCACAAACCCGGGAGCCATTGTGCCTCGCGGAATGATTTCGGCTGTTCCATTTAATGTATCTGGTCGTCCCAACAAACACGAGAAGGACAGTGATTGGTGGAGTACCCCCTACTCTAACGTAAATGAAACATTTACCGGTTTTAGCCATGTGAATCTTTCTGGTGTGGGATGCCCCGATTTAGGAACCATTATTCTTATGCCAACAACTGGTGAGCTAAAAACAAGTCCTGGTGAATATGCCACCAGCTATAGCGATGAAGAAGCCGAACCGGGTTATTATTCCAATAAACTGACTCGTTACGACATCAAAACAGAAGTAACAGCTAGTGTCAGAAGTGCAGTCAACCGATATACTTTCCCTGCTGGTCAGGCCAATGTTCTTTTAAATTTAGGATTAGGATTGACCAACGAGCAAGACGGTTATTTGCGCATTACATCCAATAATGAAGTAGAAGGATTCAGAACCGTTGGATCGTTTTGTTACAACAGTCCGGAAGAGATTTATCCAGTTTATTTTGTAATTAAGTTGGATAAAAAAGCGGATACCTTTGGTACCTGGAAAAAACCTCCGCACTATAATGGTGTGGAAGGAAACTGGATGGGTTACAATGGTAAAACTCGTTTGATGAAGGAATATACCAAGCCTTTAGTTGGCGACAGTATCGGTGCTTATTTTACTTATCATTTAGATAAAGAAACAGAAGTTGAAGTGCAAGTGGGCGTAAGTTATGTAAGCATCGAAAATGCCCGTGAGAACCTTCAAAAAGAGATTGCCAACAAGCATTTTAACGAGATTCGTACCGAAGCCTACAATAAATGGAATGAAACACTTTCGCGCATCAAAGTAAAAGGCGGAACTGAAGATCAGAAAACCATTTTCTACACTGCATTATATCACACACATATTCATCCCAACACTTTGAATGACATAAACGGTGAATACCCAACTGTTGGCTCAGGTAAAATTGGTCACACGGATGGAACTCGTTACACTGTTTTCTCTTTATGGGACACTTATCGCAACATGCATCAATTAATGAGTTTAGTATACCCTGATGAACAATTGGGAATGGTTCGTTCGATGATTGATATGTATAAAGAAAATGGCTGGTTGCCTAAATGGGAACTAAATTCCACCGAAACTTTTACAATGGTGGGTGATCCTGCGGCCGTTGTGATTAGCGATACTTACATGCGAGGCATCCGCGATTTTGATACTGAGATGGCCATGGAAGCTATGCTAAAAAGTGCCACTCAAACAGAGAATAATCCGTTGCGTCCGGAGTTGAACGAATATCTAAAGCATCAATACATACCTGTTCAGGAAGAATTTGATGGATCGGTTTCAACAACCTTGGAATATGGTGCTGCTGACTTTGCTATTGCACAGATGGCGAAAGAACTCGGCCAAACATCAACCTATAAAACCTTTATGAAACGTGCCGGATATTACAAAAATATGTATGACAAAGGCGAAGGAGTTATGCGTCCACGTATGAGTGATGGTAGCTGGTTTGCCCCTTTCTCGCCCATGGACGGAGCTAATTTTAAGCCCGTAACCGGTTTTATCGAAGGAACCTCATGGCATTATTCATTTATGGTTCCTTATGATGCAAAAGGTTTGATCAAACTGAACGGTGGCAATAAAAAGTTTGTTGACAAATTGCAAAGTGTATTCGACAATGGACTTTACGAACCCGATAACGAGCCGGATATGGGTTATGCTTTCCTTTTTAACTATATAAAAGGTGAAGAGTGGCGCACGCAAAAAGAAGTTCGTAAAATTGTGGATCACGATTATTCAAACACTCCGGGAGGTATACCGGGTAACGACGATACCGGAACCATGTCGGCATGGCTGGCTTTTGCCATGATGGGAATTTACCCTGATGCTCCGGCTGTTCCTCAATACACTATCTGCAGTCCTTATTTCGATGAGATTACCATTGAACTAGATTCGGGCTTTTACAGCGGCAAAAACTTTACCATCGAAACAGTGAAGACAAACAGTGAAGCTTCAACTATTGAAAAGATGGAATTAAATGGCCAACCACTTAAAAGTTACTTTATCAGTCACGATGATATTGTGAAAGGTGGTAAATTAAAGATTTGGCTTAAATAA
- a CDS encoding GH92 family glycosyl hydrolase — MNILKKKLKPLIKIIPIALLILLVSTTNAQEKKDYTHYVDPFIGTGGHGHTFPGATLPFGMVQLSPDTGIEGWDWCSGYHESDSSVIGFSHTHLSGTGGADYGDVLLMPTVGNVNFQPGTKADPDASYRSRFSHDNEIASPGYYSILLDDYNIKAELTATLRTGMHKYTFPESDEAHIILDLEHGIANNVTNADIHVLSDTKVEGTRFSQGWASDQRLFFAMEFSKPFDKVLIVQEDKLVKSTTKAEGKSIKAAFNYHTKEGEAIIVKVAISSVSCENAWANMEAENKGFDFDATLAQAKETWNKELAKIEVEGGSDDEKVIFYTALYHTKIHPNTFQDVNGEYRGMDMKIHKAEGRSHYTLYSLWDTFRGLHPLYSIVDTKYNNDFIKSMIAKYNESGRLPVWELWSNETNTMIGYHSVPVIADAILKGYYTGDVQEAYQAMLSSAMADGQGLKDYKHMHYIPREKEANSVSKTVEYAFDDYCIALVALKLGKIDDYKEFTLRSLNYRNVFDPETKFMRGRDENGVWNPDFDPMAITLFGSGDFTEGNSWHYSFFAPHDINGLIELYGGKDAFIAKLDEMFEQDAVNDNEHAHDVTGLIGQYAQGNEPSHHVIYTYNFAQRPDKTQAMIRRVMKEMYTTDKDGYSGNEDTGQMSAWYVLSSMGFYSMNPVSGEYIIGSPVFDKVTINLENSKQFIIEANNNSDDNVYISSATLNGKAYDYTYIKHTDIMQGGKLTFEMSSTPQSWGTSIEAAPIELAANEDIEIEPRANKAFMPYPASSAQIFKNHLPVELLCQTEGVTIYYTLDGTSPTTKSKVYSNLIILKKSTTLKAISVKEGYITSDVKSIQFRKAYFNDGKSEYPVLSTEATISQAYNPGKQTLIDGKLGSNNYRDGLWTGTNDKKFNAVIDLGTKKKISQVTINFTQNTGSWIFPPKSITILGSNDGENFTEIANEQYELPSHHVDILVLTKTIASKTKARYLKVIIESAGKLPSWHSGSGLPSYLFIDEITVE, encoded by the coding sequence ATGAATATACTTAAAAAAAAATTGAAGCCATTGATCAAGATAATTCCAATAGCCCTTCTTATATTATTAGTATCAACTACTAATGCACAAGAAAAAAAGGACTACACTCATTACGTTGATCCCTTTATCGGAACGGGCGGACACGGACATACCTTCCCCGGAGCTACTTTACCTTTTGGAATGGTTCAACTAAGCCCTGATACAGGTATTGAAGGCTGGGACTGGTGTTCTGGTTATCATGAATCGGACAGTTCGGTAATTGGTTTTTCGCATACCCATTTAAGCGGAACAGGAGGAGCAGATTATGGCGATGTATTATTGATGCCAACTGTTGGAAACGTTAATTTCCAACCGGGTACCAAAGCCGATCCTGATGCTAGTTATCGAAGTCGTTTTAGTCATGATAATGAGATAGCTTCACCCGGATATTATTCGATATTGTTAGATGATTATAATATCAAGGCCGAATTGACTGCCACGCTTCGCACAGGAATGCATAAGTACACTTTTCCTGAATCAGATGAGGCACATATCATTCTTGATCTGGAGCATGGCATTGCCAATAACGTTACCAATGCGGATATCCATGTTCTTTCAGATACAAAGGTTGAAGGAACTCGTTTCTCTCAAGGCTGGGCAAGCGATCAACGTTTGTTTTTTGCCATGGAATTTTCAAAACCCTTTGATAAGGTTCTGATAGTTCAAGAAGACAAATTGGTAAAATCAACCACCAAAGCCGAAGGCAAAAGTATTAAAGCAGCCTTCAATTACCACACTAAAGAAGGTGAAGCCATCATTGTAAAAGTGGCTATTTCTTCTGTATCGTGCGAAAATGCTTGGGCCAATATGGAAGCTGAAAACAAAGGTTTTGATTTTGATGCAACCTTAGCTCAGGCAAAAGAAACGTGGAATAAAGAGCTTGCTAAAATTGAAGTTGAAGGTGGTTCTGACGATGAAAAAGTAATTTTTTATACTGCTTTGTATCACACAAAAATACATCCAAATACTTTCCAGGATGTGAATGGCGAATACCGTGGTATGGATATGAAGATTCACAAAGCGGAAGGTCGCAGTCATTACACTTTGTACTCGTTATGGGACACCTTCCGTGGATTACATCCTCTGTATTCAATTGTTGATACAAAATACAACAACGATTTTATTAAATCGATGATTGCCAAATACAATGAATCGGGCCGTTTACCGGTATGGGAATTATGGAGCAACGAAACCAATACAATGATTGGCTATCATTCTGTGCCCGTTATTGCCGATGCTATTTTAAAAGGATATTACACCGGCGATGTGCAAGAAGCCTATCAGGCCATGCTTTCTTCAGCTATGGCTGACGGACAAGGCTTGAAAGATTACAAACACATGCATTACATTCCTCGCGAAAAAGAAGCTAACTCTGTTTCGAAAACCGTGGAATATGCATTTGATGATTATTGTATTGCTCTGGTTGCACTCAAATTAGGCAAGATCGATGATTACAAAGAATTCACGCTTCGATCACTCAATTACAGAAATGTATTTGATCCGGAAACTAAATTTATGCGTGGCCGCGATGAAAACGGAGTTTGGAATCCTGACTTTGATCCAATGGCTATTACTTTGTTTGGTTCGGGCGATTTCACCGAAGGAAACTCATGGCACTACTCCTTCTTTGCGCCTCATGATATTAATGGTCTGATAGAGCTTTACGGTGGTAAAGATGCATTTATTGCCAAGCTGGATGAGATGTTCGAGCAGGATGCTGTTAATGATAATGAGCATGCGCATGATGTAACGGGTTTGATTGGTCAGTATGCGCAAGGCAATGAACCATCGCACCATGTGATTTACACTTACAACTTTGCTCAACGTCCGGATAAAACGCAAGCCATGATTCGTCGAGTAATGAAAGAGATGTACACTACCGACAAAGATGGCTACAGCGGAAATGAAGACACGGGGCAGATGTCAGCTTGGTACGTACTGTCTTCAATGGGTTTCTATTCAATGAATCCGGTAAGCGGTGAATACATTATCGGCAGTCCTGTTTTTGATAAGGTCACCATCAATCTTGAGAATAGTAAGCAGTTTATTATTGAAGCGAATAATAACTCTGATGATAATGTTTATATAAGCTCTGCTACATTGAATGGGAAAGCATACGATTATACGTACATCAAGCATACTGATATAATGCAAGGTGGAAAGCTAACCTTCGAAATGAGCTCAACACCTCAAAGTTGGGGAACATCAATTGAAGCTGCTCCGATTGAATTAGCGGCTAATGAAGACATTGAGATTGAGCCACGTGCCAACAAGGCATTTATGCCTTATCCTGCTTCATCAGCGCAAATTTTCAAAAATCATCTGCCTGTTGAATTGCTTTGTCAGACTGAAGGAGTTACTATCTATTACACTTTAGATGGAACGAGTCCAACAACAAAATCAAAGGTTTATAGCAATCTAATTATTCTAAAAAAGTCAACCACTTTAAAAGCGATCAGTGTAAAGGAAGGCTATATTACCAGTGATGTTAAAAGCATTCAGTTCCGCAAAGCATACTTCAATGATGGAAAATCAGAATATCCGGTTCTCTCGACTGAGGCAACCATATCGCAAGCCTATAATCCGGGTAAACAAACTCTAATTGATGGTAAGTTAGGTTCTAACAATTATCGCGATGGTTTGTGGACAGGAACCAACGATAAGAAATTTAATGCAGTTATCGACTTGGGAACGAAGAAGAAAATCAGCCAGGTAACCATTAATTTTACTCAGAACACGGGTTCTTGGATCTTCCCTCCTAAATCAATTACTATTTTAGGATCAAATGATGGTGAGAACTTTACAGAAATTGCAAACGAGCAATACGAATTACCATCACACCATGTTGATATACTTGTGTTGACAAAAACCATAGCATCAAAAACAAAAGCACGATACCTAAAAGTAATCATCGAAAGCGCAGGCAAATTACCTAGCTGGCATTCGGGTTCAGGTTTGCCATCGTACTTGTTTATTGATGAAATTACAGTAGAGTAA
- a CDS encoding N(4)-(beta-N-acetylglucosaminyl)-L-asparaginase — translation MSGRRNFIKMALMGGAAVASQGLKARTLKATGFKGNSGSKPLVISTWNHGIPANAEAWKILSTGGKSIDAVEKGVMIPEGDPEVRSVGYGGYPDRDGHVTLDASIMDYNMDTGAVCFLEGIKHPINVARLVMDKTPHVMLSGEGALQFALEQGFKTENLLTEKSKKDWEEWKKKSDYKPVINIENHDTIGMLAIDEKGRVAGACTTSGASWKMHGRVGDSPIVGAGLFVDGEVGGATATGLGEAVIRTAGSAIVVELMRNGMSPFDACKEATHRIYKQHKGRPEFDYLQVGFIAINKHGEYGGYSLRKGFNYAVYDEKGGNRMEDAVYYYEE, via the coding sequence ATGAGTGGAAGAAGAAACTTTATCAAAATGGCTTTAATGGGAGGCGCCGCCGTTGCCTCTCAGGGACTGAAAGCGCGTACGCTTAAAGCAACAGGATTTAAAGGAAACTCGGGTAGTAAACCTTTGGTTATTTCCACCTGGAATCATGGCATACCTGCCAATGCCGAAGCCTGGAAAATCTTAAGTACAGGCGGCAAGTCGATTGATGCAGTTGAAAAAGGAGTGATGATCCCCGAAGGCGATCCAGAAGTTCGAAGCGTTGGATACGGAGGCTATCCCGACAGAGATGGTCATGTTACATTGGATGCTTCCATTATGGACTACAATATGGATACCGGTGCCGTTTGTTTCCTCGAAGGAATAAAACATCCAATCAATGTGGCCCGTTTGGTGATGGATAAAACACCACATGTGATGTTGTCAGGCGAGGGAGCACTACAGTTTGCTTTGGAACAAGGTTTCAAAACCGAGAATCTTCTTACTGAAAAATCGAAGAAAGATTGGGAAGAGTGGAAGAAAAAATCGGACTACAAACCTGTTATCAACATCGAAAATCACGATACCATTGGAATGCTAGCCATTGATGAAAAAGGACGCGTGGCAGGAGCATGTACTACTTCAGGTGCATCATGGAAAATGCATGGTCGTGTGGGTGATTCGCCAATTGTAGGTGCCGGTTTATTTGTGGATGGTGAAGTTGGTGGAGCCACCGCAACAGGCTTGGGCGAAGCAGTGATTCGTACTGCCGGTAGTGCTATTGTAGTTGAATTAATGCGCAACGGAATGTCGCCATTTGATGCCTGCAAAGAAGCCACTCACCGCATTTACAAACAGCATAAAGGTCGACCTGAATTCGACTACCTGCAAGTTGGATTTATTGCTATCAATAAACATGGCGAATATGGTGGTTATAGCCTTCGCAAAGGTTTTAACTACGCCGTTTACGACGAAAAAGGTGGCAACCGAATGGAAGATGCTGTATATTATTACGAAGAATAA
- a CDS encoding GH92 family glycosyl hydrolase → MIKTYTAIIISLLLWSCSNKQPAGNNDESILDYVNPFMGTDGPGNTYPGAQYPFGAVQLSPDHGLSGWDRISGYSYPDTIISGFSHMHLSGTGAGDLYDLLFMPINKRSSRTLKENGNRHFSVFSHINEGASPGYYWVLLQDFGIKAEMTASARGGIQRYHFPADTGKAVILDLGYALNWDGPIDTYIKVVDNQTLVGYRKSSGWAADQRVYFKAEFSLPFSGYQLFEEDKKVKSEAKAKHTKIRVNFDSNKEEVIEIKVALASSNIEGAEANFAAELANKDFAAIKAESEQAWTKELSKINVESRDDELKRTFYTTLYQTMLNPRIYSDVNGFYKAPNGKVEKAEGYTRYELFSLWDTFRAAHPLYTIMHPSRVQDMVKSFMAHYNETGLLPVWSLEGNETNMMIGYHAVPVIVDTYLKGLLHDMDADQLYEACKASAMQDAQRIGEYKARGFVSADKKHENWSVSLTLEYAYDDWCIAQLAKDLDKSEDYQYFIKRSGNWANHYDGESSFLRTIEADGSFIKHFIPKEYTDDYCESNAWQYFWFVPHNIQGLINQLGSSQRFEEKLDSMFNYYPEEDDQLPIFSTGMIGQYAHGNEPSHHVGYLYNYIGKPWKTQAIVRQIAESQYSPTPDGHCGNEDCGQMSAWFVYSALGFYPVNPADGIYVIGTPMLDKASIKLENGKQFAVIAENLSKENKYIQEAFLNGKPLKESYIQHQEIMKGGELIFKMGSEPNIYLWTDKNAYPPSDEQKN, encoded by the coding sequence ATGATAAAAACATATACAGCAATAATAATCAGCCTTTTATTGTGGTCATGCTCAAACAAACAGCCTGCCGGCAACAATGATGAGAGCATACTGGACTACGTAAATCCGTTTATGGGAACAGACGGCCCCGGCAATACCTATCCGGGTGCTCAATACCCATTCGGAGCAGTTCAGCTAAGTCCCGATCATGGTTTAAGCGGCTGGGATCGTATTTCGGGATACTCCTACCCCGACACGATTATCAGCGGTTTTAGCCATATGCATTTAAGCGGAACCGGCGCAGGCGATTTATACGATTTGCTCTTCATGCCCATCAACAAAAGAAGTTCGAGAACACTCAAAGAGAATGGCAACAGACATTTTTCAGTTTTCTCTCATATCAATGAAGGTGCCTCGCCAGGATACTATTGGGTGTTGCTTCAGGACTTCGGCATAAAAGCAGAAATGACCGCAAGTGCCCGCGGGGGAATACAGAGATATCATTTCCCTGCGGACACAGGCAAGGCTGTTATTCTTGATTTGGGATATGCTTTGAATTGGGATGGCCCAATCGACACGTACATTAAAGTGGTTGATAATCAAACTTTGGTTGGATACAGAAAATCATCAGGTTGGGCAGCCGATCAACGCGTGTATTTCAAAGCTGAATTTTCACTACCTTTCTCTGGTTATCAGCTTTTTGAAGAAGATAAAAAGGTAAAATCAGAAGCAAAAGCGAAACATACCAAAATAAGAGTCAATTTCGATTCTAATAAAGAAGAGGTAATTGAGATTAAAGTGGCATTGGCATCATCCAATATTGAAGGCGCTGAAGCCAACTTTGCTGCTGAATTAGCTAATAAAGACTTTGCTGCTATAAAAGCTGAGTCAGAACAAGCCTGGACAAAAGAATTATCCAAGATTAACGTTGAATCAAGGGATGATGAGTTAAAAAGGACTTTCTACACTACGCTCTATCAAACCATGCTGAATCCGCGTATTTACTCGGATGTAAACGGATTTTACAAAGCTCCAAACGGAAAAGTAGAGAAAGCTGAAGGCTATACGCGCTATGAGTTATTCTCGCTTTGGGATACTTTCAGAGCAGCTCATCCTCTGTACACCATTATGCACCCAAGTCGGGTTCAGGACATGGTGAAATCTTTTATGGCACACTATAACGAAACCGGATTGCTTCCTGTTTGGTCGCTCGAAGGCAACGAAACCAATATGATGATTGGTTATCATGCGGTTCCGGTAATTGTTGATACCTATTTGAAAGGATTATTGCATGACATGGATGCCGATCAATTATACGAAGCTTGCAAAGCATCAGCCATGCAGGATGCACAACGAATAGGTGAATACAAAGCAAGAGGTTTTGTCTCGGCTGATAAAAAACACGAAAACTGGTCCGTTTCATTAACCTTAGAATATGCATACGACGACTGGTGTATCGCTCAACTGGCAAAAGATTTAGATAAGTCAGAGGATTATCAATATTTTATAAAACGATCAGGGAATTGGGCCAATCATTACGATGGCGAAAGCTCATTCCTCAGAACCATAGAAGCCGATGGTTCTTTTATCAAACACTTTATTCCAAAAGAATATACCGATGATTACTGCGAATCAAATGCATGGCAGTATTTCTGGTTTGTACCGCATAATATTCAAGGCCTGATAAACCAACTAGGCTCATCGCAACGCTTTGAAGAAAAGCTGGATTCTATGTTTAACTATTATCCGGAAGAAGATGATCAACTGCCTATCTTCAGCACGGGTATGATTGGCCAATATGCACACGGAAATGAACCCAGTCATCATGTTGGCTATTTGTACAATTATATTGGCAAACCCTGGAAAACGCAGGCGATCGTTCGACAAATTGCCGAGAGTCAATATTCACCCACTCCGGACGGACATTGTGGCAACGAAGATTGCGGACAAATGTCGGCTTGGTTTGTTTATTCAGCACTAGGATTTTACCCGGTTAATCCGGCCGATGGAATCTATGTTATTGGCACTCCAATGCTGGATAAAGCCAGTATCAAGCTCGAAAATGGCAAACAATTTGCAGTAATAGCTGAAAATCTTTCAAAAGAAAATAAATACATACAGGAAGCTTTTTTAAATGGCAAACCTTTAAAAGAATCCTATATCCAACATCAGGAAATAATGAAAGGTGGCGAACTGATTTTTAAAATGGGATCGGAACCCAACATTTATTTATGGACTGATAAAAACGCTTACCCTCCATCTGACGAACAAAAAAACTAA